From Sulfurovum zhangzhouensis, the proteins below share one genomic window:
- a CDS encoding toxin-antitoxin system YwqK family antitoxin: MKYFYYTLLIFPLCIQNSIAQSDLVPCSDPGKYIVEDLTQKSTYKNCQRNGMTYWYNDKGKIKSAVNFKDGKENGTYISYYDNGKKKLIVDFVDGQKNGLQQMFYDNGQLGSEVNYVMGKREGIMTDWDEEGYKSSEVFYKNNYKVGIKKYFDHKGNVIQTEEYKMDRNPVMLKLLKDKRKEIMIDLSKYGLMPENAPEEERVR; encoded by the coding sequence ATGAAATATTTTTATTACACACTTTTGATTTTTCCTCTATGTATACAAAACAGCATCGCTCAAAGTGACCTAGTCCCCTGTAGTGATCCCGGAAAATATATCGTAGAGGACCTAACACAGAAATCAACCTATAAAAACTGTCAACGTAATGGTATGACATATTGGTACAATGATAAAGGAAAGATCAAATCTGCAGTCAACTTCAAAGATGGGAAAGAGAACGGTACCTATATTTCCTACTATGACAACGGCAAGAAAAAACTTATCGTTGATTTCGTCGATGGTCAGAAAAACGGTCTGCAGCAGATGTTCTATGACAATGGCCAACTAGGTTCTGAAGTAAACTACGTAATGGGAAAACGCGAAGGCATTATGACAGATTGGGATGAAGAAGGTTATAAATCTTCTGAAGTCTTTTATAAAAATAACTATAAAGTCGGGATAAAAAAATATTTTGACCATAAAGGCAACGTGATCCAAACAGAAGAGTATAAAATGGACAGAAACCCTGTCATGCTAAAACTCCTCAAAGATAAACGAAAAGAGATCATGATAGATCTTTCCAAGTATGGCCTAATGCCTGAAAATGCCCCTGAAGAGGAACGTGTGAGATAA